TTGTAACAGGACTTATTCATAATAGACTCCCACTAGTGACCATCAATAAAGAGGTGTTAATTTGATCCATGTCGACCAAATAATTAGGAAACAACTGAATGGCAGGTGGTGTTACCTTGTCCTTTacacagaaaggggaaaagtaaGATGCAAAAGTCGTATTTAATACCCCACATAGGCACTACTAGCTCAGCTGTGGCAATGCACAGGGGAAGTCAGGTGTTTGAACCATTAAGAATCACAACAGTTACTGCAGGAAAGAATGGTAAGGTCAAATAAATCCTACTCAGATAACTCATCTGCATATTCTTGATTTGATATTccttattttcagctttaaactGATGCATGGTGTTTCTGGACATTTAGTCTGCTGCTTCGCTTCATTCAGTAATCACTGAAGTAAACCCCGAGTGTCAGACACCAGAATTCTGCAATGACAGGACCCAAGTTAAGTATCTGGTTATCTGTtagactgaagaaaaacaactgttgCACAGCTTCAGAGGTTCTTGTAGACTCGTTTCCACCTAATACTGATCAGCTTCTTTTGTCTGTAGATTAGAAAATGCCGGTGCTTTTCATGAGCAGAAACCGACATTCTCCCAAGCTGTAGAAGATAACTTGCAATACTCCGAAGTAAGAATTTGCagggaatatttatttttaaatgcatagcATAAACAAGCCATATTGCCCTGACCAGTTTGAAAGAGGAAATGCAGTGGAGGAGTTCATAAGCACATCAAGAAAATAGTAGGCCTTTGTTGAAGAAACATGTGAGTAATGCAGGCTGCCGACAACAGCACGGCCAGTAGTGCAGCCAGAGCGAGCTTCTGCTGCCCAGCTCAGAAAGCGACCTGAGCTACCAGGTATGCACCTACAAGGCAGCTGGAACCAGCTGGCTGAcaagagcagaggcagagagcTGGAAGACAATCCTGACTTGTGGACATGGGATTGGCATTTTGATGCGTAGGATAGAAAGAGGTTAGACCTTAGTCTGAGGGTAGGAAGAAGAGGATGGAGGCATGGCACAGAATTAGCTGCcacaactgcagcagctgctgactgCATCTGTAACTTGGGGTATCATGAGCAGAAGTTCAGTAAGTGTTTCTATACATGTGTCAAACACATGCTATAGTCAACAACaagggaagatgaaaaatggaagagaataGGAGAATTTAGAATTAAttctaaacaaaagaaaaattaaatcctcTAACAATTACTGTAACAAAACTTTAGAATCTTAATGTAACAATGttcattgtaaaataaattcagttaaaGATTAACTGCGctgtattaatttcttttatgtcctttcctaaatccaaaacaaacaaaaaagaaattgaagcttttaaaatgtgttcaaaCAACTTGTCAAAGGTTCCCCATGtctgtaaataaattttattctatttatcTCCAAAGCCATTTTCATAAATTAACCACACTTACTGAAGAGATCTTACATTTGTTaggtatttttattgcaaatttgATAGTAAACAAGACAAATATGTACTCAGAAAAACTGGACCCAGTGTATCaaacagttaattttttcatatttatacttttaatatattcagtatttctttaaattcagatattttcattATGGAGTTTTATGAAAGTGTATCTGCTGGAAATCGCTatgcagttttcaaaacacCATACCATACCATAAACTGCAAGAAATCTTCACCAGCTTTCTACCACTGTTTTTAACAGATCACTTCATGGTAGGAACTCCCTATCAAAGTATTTCGCATTTGATTAAAACCCTATAAACTTCCAAGTAACTTTCCCCAGGGAATTCTGTCTCTTACATACATGTAAGATTTCTGGCCTGCCTAAATTGTTTTGGTGACTGCAATATAACAACCTCTTCAAATTTTGTGTAATTGGTGGCTTTATTATGCAATCATAAAGCGGCaagatttattatatttaagGTTGTGTTTTAAAGTAACTTATTTCATTAGTCAATTTTTAGTCCATGAGACTACTTACATTGAAGTCAGTTGCATTACTAATTAAAACATTTAGTAGCTATACATATACAGGCAACTTGGTCTTTAGATTTTCACTGAATGTGCAATACACAAACTTGACACACTTTAATTAAGCATTTTACATCACAGAATTAACAGGTTATTAAAGCCTGAAATATAGTGCATATAGGGGCTATCAGTCATACCATTTTGAATTTTAGCATAACAAAACATATATTCCACAGTGGGTTTTTGAATATGAAAATCCTATTTGCTCTTACAATAGTTTCTGCAAAAAGCCACACAATCCAGGTCCTCTAAAACATTCATGCCTATACATTATACCCATTACTGGAAGAATTTTAATACAGTAGGCAGCAATTATTTTCAATGCCTCTTAAAACTTGTAccaaaaatatacattttccataaaatcaaaaaataaaatatctgaaaatgttctgtaataaatctagaaagagaagaggaatCCAGTCTTAAAAGTTAAATTCTGCTCTCAAATATACAATGTAAATTGAGACCAATACATTATATTTGTGCAGCTGACAGAAGAATTTGACTCAGTCAGCaagattaaaatgcaaaagttaaaaaagtATGGAAACTCTTATTTCAGGAGTTTAACTTTGTCctttaaaactttaaatttgGGATTGTTGTTCACTTTCTTATTAAATATGACAAGAATATCCTCTTCTGATTTGTGACATTCACCAGCTACTGCGTAATACTGAGCTATAACCTGCACAAAGACAGAGGAACAATTCTGAGTTAGTAAAGATATTCCACTTTAAGAAATAACACATTCGCATCACTGTATTATAAAAATAGCATGGAATCTATTACGCTATTATTCCTTTGCAGAACTAGCACTGTATTTCTTCCGTAGTCCAGTAAGCAATAAAGAATGTGTCCCTCAGTTGACATTCTGTCAACTGATACTCTGTTAAATGTCAAACTTCTTTGCTTATGTGGGCGGGATTTTATGAATTTAAgcattacagaaagaaattcacAAGAtcaaaggagattaaaaaacatattgtacattaccttttttctgagttttttaattgaaatttcaTTGTCTGGAGCCTGTTTCAGAACTGCTTTGATGGTTCCCTTCCAGTTGAATTTacctagaaaaaaattaggTGCACAACATCATTAGTAAAATTAGgtatttccagtttttttctCTAGTAGGAACCAGCCTTCTTCAATCTCCTAATTTTGGAACCAGTTCAGCTACCACAACAGTTGTTACCTTACTGACCCTACAACAGCAGGGTGTCTTAAGCATAAAGGCTGTTTTTGAAGATTGTAATAGCATAGACATGAAGAACCAACATACCACTCTAACAACTAGGGCCAGGATTGCTTTTACTTCTGTGCTTCGGCTATTAAGCATCCACTCTTACTAATACAGCAATAGTTGGGAAGATGTGTCTCCTCACCCTTGGAGCACAGGTAGTCGATTTCACACAGTACCCACTTCAGAGGTCATTAACCCCTAGTTTCCAAATAAACAATCTGTATGTTCAAAGTAAGTGTGTCAGATGATAGGCATGTTTATGTAAGCATAAACTAATGTCCAACACAACTAAAGACCAATTTATAATTCACTGAGGAAAAACAGGGATAGAATTGATACAAACAGATGCAACAGAGCTGTTCTCTATGTTGGTTAATGTGGGTGGCAGCAGGAAAGAGACCTGCTGCTGTGAAACAAACATGCCAAACTCCTCGTTGCCCAGTGGAAGCAAGCATAGCCAaaggctgccagcacagcagaagcaacaaGTAAGAGAATTAGATCAACATCAAATGTCAACTCTAGCACAGGCCACTTACTATGGAACACACAGGTATACTGAATATCCAAATCTATATGTATACTGAGGCACAACTGATTTCATGGCTTGCTGCAAAAGCACTATATTTACATTCTGCCCTGTCTTTCGCAGAATCGGTTTGTAATTATATAAACTCCCCCTTTAAGAATACCTTTACCTGTTCccacattttcttcattgcCATTGGTGTTTTCTGCTTCCATgccttctgaaatgttttcagttttcattctcTTTGTCATTTCTCTGTGAGGCTCCTCTACAGATGGAATTGGATAAACATACACAAAACATTACAAAACTAAACTATAAAACTAGTCTGATGTGACTTAATTCTTGTAACATGAGTTTATAGTTGCTAAGAGGTTCAGATTTTATATAAGGACTCTGCAACCacagtgttaaaaataatctactttGTCTATGTAACTTACTAAAAAAATTCTACTTAGGTAGATTATTGAACTTTAAGGTGTTGAGAAAAACCatcttgaaaacaaacaagaatatAAGGTGTAGGATAGATACCTTCTGTGTGTTTACATTTGCGTTTCTTTACATTTGATTCCTCTTCTATTTCACTCTGATGGCCATTTCCATTTAATTCAAATTCATTCTCCAagctctcctttcctttcttggactttttactcctttttatttctgactgGTTTTCTAATTTCAagtcctttttctccttctttttgttcttttgtctcTCTTCTTTTCGTTCTCtcttattctttttcctctcaattTTATCATCTGTAGTTCCATCTTCTTCCTCCACTGTTTTTTCCCTAGTGTCTGTAGACTGCCCCTCTTCCTTCGGTTGTGGTTTGTCTCGTTCTTTCTCACTTGAAATCTTTTGTTTAAAGACAGATTATTATCGTTTTACATGCCTTTTTTGACGTTACAGCTTTTCTCTACTACATTATTCATGAAGAACACAAATATCCTGAATTTAATTAAACTGCTTACATGTGGTGACACCAATTACCTGAGAAACAGCACTACATAGCATGGCTGATTCTTCTTTTAACTTATCAGCCTAAATGCTAATTACCTTaacatcacagaagaaatgttGTCTTAAAGCATATATAATTTCTATATGAAATCtttatgtgttttttaacatattttctaaatgtaattaaattaagGGAGAGAACTCTTCAATTTACGTAGacaaaaatacagtatattACAGCAAGATCCAGAACCTATTCCCAAATATACAGGCCCTGAGTAATAAATAATCTTAGCTGTACCATGCATTTCCCTGTCTTGGGATATGTCTGGGACAACAAACTATTATTGCATGATGTCAACAAAGGCACTGCTGGTTGTTTTAATTGTACTTTTCTCACCTTAAcacatctggttttcttttaatgttccTGGGCTTATAAGAATTTTCTTGTAGCAGAATTCATATACtaatgaacatttttatgtttaaattaaactttaatAATTACAAGTGAAATACaattactgaaatattaatgtGGCTATTTAGAAAGAGAATACATGTTTATACAAGCAACTTAATACTAACTTGTTTTTGTAAAGAGTAATTTCAATTCAATTTCAATTAAATATGAAGTCCACTTAAGAAATTCCTTTGAGTatatacatttcagaaaatacaccCTGAAGTGTATTTTGAGATGTTTCTAAGACCTCTTAAAGGTGTATTGAAATGATCTGAGCAAGAAAGTTGTGTtacatattttgctttaatgctatattctgtgaaaaatgtaaatCGTTTACTTGtgtctaaataaaataattgttcagattcaagatttttttttttaaatgagtttaaATCCAGACAAAACTGCTTAAGACTTCAGTGAAGTTGTGCTAACTCCAAATTAATGTTTCAGCAAGACATGTCCTTGCAACTCACTGCCCAGAGTTTATGTTATGTTCCTATCCTTTAAAGAAatgtctttccttccttcctggcTCTTATATATGGATTCTTCAGAAAAACTACAAATAGATTTAACTGGAATCATCAAGTCAGGAACATAAAGCATAATCAACAAGGCATTAATGTCAAAGGCATGCAGACTCAGAAGAAGTTGGGGGGAGCTGGGAGAACATCTTTACATCGACAGTGAAGTAAGCTTCTACAACAGCTTTCTAGTAGCAGCAATACATGTCAACAAACAATCAAAACACCACCCTACCAAAACATGCTAAGCTAGCCCTGAAATAGCACAGAATTagccactgagaaaaaaaggtcAGTGTAAATTCACAATTTGGACACAGAAGTGGGAGGAATTTGCACCAGAAACTGGAGGATCTCGTCTCTCTCCACTAATAAAATAAGTAAACTAGGTGCTGTTATTTCCCAACTCCACTACACGTAAATCTGAGGCCAATAAAGTTCTAGAAAGACATTGTGTTATTCCTTCTTGGCGTGTGGTAAAAGACTGGAACCAAAGATAAAATTggtggttttcctttccctttgtaCTAATAGCATAGAATAAAGTTAAATTAGCCTTCTCATTACTGTGTCACAATCATGTCACTGTGTCCATGTTTTTAATCACAACCTACTTGCCCAGTATGCACAAATACTTCAGGAACAATATGCTCTACAAATTAGCAATTGTCTTGGAAATTACATTGTAACAGTATCCACTGGAACAACGTGAGACAATATTTCTGCTAACATCTACAAAGAGAGTCTGAAAGGTTTCCCTTATAGCACTTTTGACTGCATTCCTGTTGTACAATATTGTACCTCTAACTTAACTTACATTTCTGGTTGCTTCAGAGAAAATATCCCACACTTGGTCTTGCAAAATGCTGTCAGTAATTCTCAAACTGTTCTTCATCCAATtctgtgcaggaaaaaaaccacccgTAACTGAAAAGGTGCACCTCTGACTTTTTTATTACCATGtatttggttgttgtttttatttaagaatcTAATCACTTCTGTTTAAGATCTGGTTAGGCATTTCTTTCTATGAGATCTTTTAAACTTCCATGCTAAATTGTTTTGCATAATGCCTCTGTACTGTTATGAGGCTATACCATGCCTCTCAATTGCTTCACCAATAGTAATCCAGAAAAGCTAAATACATAGAAAAGATAATCCCCAAGCTTTTATACAGCTGGTTATGTTAACAATGTTCTACCAAACCTTCTGACAGTTCTCACGAGTTACAAGCGTTAGGATCTGATCTTACTTATTTGTGCGCTGGACAGATGGTGATGCTCCTAAATGGATACCTTAGTTTATTACAGAAAAGTACAATTCAAACGACTATCTCAATGCAAACATTTGAAAGTTGCTGGGGCTATTGCAGGAGTCCctgctaaaaattaaaacaaagcattaaatGTCTACTTATAATATGCTCGCACTGTCAGCAACATATCAACTTTCACGAGTGTGGAATTCCAAGTAAAACCTAATATAAAGATTTTTCCATTGCAATGAAAATCTCAGGAAAGCTGCACTTGTAAACTGGGACAATGAACTGCAAAAACTTTTGATCTTACACTGCAACATATCTTATCAAAGAGAAAGGCTTCTTGACAACATCACTTCCCCTGCTTAGAACATTAATTCTGTAGAAGAGTATTCTAACCTACAGCTCACTAGCAGCAACTTCACTGCAGCTCCATTAGGTTTTATTTGAGTGCTTTGGAAGCAACCATGATCAGAGGCTGCTGGGTGGGGAGAAAGGCCAGTTTGCCAGTAATTCTTTACTGATACCACATGAAACATTTAGGATTTGATTTGGCTGTGATGCAAAGTTTAGTGCAGCACGCAGTGTGGGAGATTCTGTCAAGAGTACTGAGCAACAGGAAAACTCTCAAAACAGTATCGTGCCTTTACGAGGAAAAACACAAAGCCACAGATACAAGAATCCTTTAAAATTATGTCTAAGCATTTGGAGATTCAATAGAAATTGcaaatagaaaagaagaaaggtatttaaaaaaaagaagctaacGCATGGAGATTAAGCTTGAATGGTGAGACTTTGGCTTATACCTAATTAAAGCAGCAAGGAGATGTATTTTACAATCATTGCCTATTTGAAACTCACCTATTACGCCATCAATTTACCAATGCCCAAATAAGCAATTTGTCCCACCTTTGTAAAAAAGAGAGTGACACTCACTAAGAAAGTCTATTTTTAAACTCACTGCATGGATTACTACAAATCTCTATTAGAACACACCTgaaactttactttttttcttggaatatTATCAAAGACACGCATCTGCTCCATAATGTTCCGCACTTTGGGGCTTATGTTTGGcttcttcattatttcatgaattttctgaatgaagaaaaacacaactaAATCAGCAAAGGAGCATAATGATC
The Falco rusticolus isolate bFalRus1 chromosome 1, bFalRus1.pri, whole genome shotgun sequence genome window above contains:
- the LYAR gene encoding cell growth-regulating nucleolar protein, with the protein product MVVFTCSACGESVKKAQVEKHVNICRNCQCLSCMDCGKDFWGDDYKEHVKCVSEDQKYGGKDFEAKTTKGDAKQQEWIQKIHEIMKKPNISPKVRNIMEQMRVFDNIPRKKVKFQNWMKNSLRITDSILQDQVWDIFSEATRNISSEKERDKPQPKEEGQSTDTREKTVEEEDGTTDDKIERKKNKRERKEERQKNKKKEKKDLKLENQSEIKRSKKSKKGKESLENEFELNGNGHQSEIEEESNVKKRKCKHTEEEPHREMTKRMKTENISEGMEAENTNGNEENVGTGKFNWKGTIKAVLKQAPDNEISIKKLRKKVIAQYYAVAGECHKSEEDILVIFNKKVNNNPKFKVLKDKVKLLK